A single genomic interval of Flavobacterium sp. N2820 harbors:
- a CDS encoding alpha/beta fold hydrolase: MISYTLYKNESSTEWVTFVHGAGGSSSIWFKQIRDFQKHFNVLLLDLRGHGNSNEQIKTAFKQKYTFKSIATDVVEVIEHLKIESSHFVGISLGSIVIRQLAEMHPHRVKSMILGGAILKMNFRSQILMKLGNMFKYVLPYLVLYKFFAFVIMPKKNHKQSRLLFINEAKKLYQKEFIKWFKLTAEINPVLRWFRQKELNIPTLYVMGEEDYMFLPSVKQVVANHVKTAELFIIQNCGHVVNVEQPIIFNQQVIAYIKSK, from the coding sequence TTGATTTCCTATACACTATATAAAAACGAGTCGAGTACCGAATGGGTTACTTTTGTTCATGGAGCAGGAGGTAGTTCTTCTATTTGGTTTAAGCAAATTCGCGATTTTCAAAAGCATTTTAATGTGTTGTTGCTGGATTTAAGAGGTCACGGCAACTCAAATGAACAAATTAAAACAGCTTTTAAACAAAAATACACGTTTAAATCAATCGCAACAGATGTAGTGGAAGTCATCGAACACTTAAAGATTGAAAGCTCCCATTTTGTTGGAATTTCATTGGGTTCGATAGTGATTCGTCAATTGGCAGAAATGCATCCACATCGCGTAAAGAGTATGATTTTAGGTGGCGCGATTTTAAAGATGAATTTTCGTTCGCAAATCTTAATGAAATTAGGAAATATGTTTAAATATGTATTGCCTTATTTGGTTTTATACAAGTTTTTTGCCTTTGTGATTATGCCTAAAAAAAATCACAAACAATCACGCTTATTATTCATTAACGAAGCCAAAAAACTCTATCAAAAAGAATTCATCAAATGGTTCAAACTCACAGCCGAAATCAACCCAGTTTTACGTTGGTTTAGACAAAAAGAACTGAATATTCCCACGCTTTACGTAATGGGTGAAGAAGATTATATGTTTTTACCTTCGGTGAAGCAAGTAGTTGCCAATCATGTAAAAACTGCGGAACTTTTTATCATTCAAAACTGCGGACATGTAGTAAATGTTGAACAGCCCATTATTTTTAATCAGCAAGTAATCGCTTATATAAAAAGTAAATAA
- a CDS encoding ABC transporter substrate-binding protein yields MIDQLGTEHFFKTAPKRIVSLVPSQTELLFDLGLEDSLVGITKFCVHPVHLKATKTIVGGTKTVKFDKIKALQPDIIICNKEENTKEIVEELAQICPVWVTNIVTIEDNLQMIHDFGQLFNKRTEAQKWSDKINFAYQDFQQFINDKPMKKAAYFIWAKPHMVAGNNTFINELLKLNHFDNIYEVKEGRYPEIELKKIRLEGDPDYVFLSSEPFPFNDEHAFEIGRFTHHAKTVFVDGELFSWYGSRVLKAFDYFKLLHSKI; encoded by the coding sequence ATGATTGACCAATTAGGCACCGAACATTTCTTCAAAACAGCTCCAAAGCGAATTGTTTCATTAGTGCCTTCGCAAACCGAATTGTTGTTCGATTTGGGGTTGGAAGATTCCCTTGTCGGAATTACGAAGTTTTGTGTACATCCTGTTCATCTTAAAGCAACAAAAACCATTGTTGGCGGTACAAAAACCGTAAAATTTGATAAAATAAAAGCACTTCAGCCCGATATCATCATTTGTAATAAAGAAGAAAATACCAAAGAAATTGTTGAAGAATTAGCTCAAATTTGTCCAGTTTGGGTAACCAATATCGTAACGATTGAAGACAATTTACAAATGATTCACGATTTTGGGCAACTCTTCAATAAACGCACCGAAGCACAAAAATGGAGCGATAAAATCAACTTTGCTTATCAAGATTTTCAGCAATTTATAAACGATAAACCAATGAAGAAAGCCGCTTATTTTATTTGGGCTAAACCTCACATGGTGGCTGGAAATAATACGTTTATTAACGAACTATTGAAATTGAATCATTTCGATAATATTTACGAAGTAAAAGAAGGGCGTTATCCCGAAATCGAATTAAAAAAAATCCGTTTAGAAGGCGATCCAGATTATGTATTTTTGTCTTCCGAACCTTTTCCATTTAATGATGAACATGCTTTTGAAATTGGAAGATTCACACATCATGCCAAAACCGTTTTTGTAGATGGTGAACTGTTTTCCTGGTATGGAAGTAGGGTATTAAAAGCCTTTGATTATTTCAAATTACTACATTCCAAAATTTAA
- a CDS encoding pentapeptide repeat-containing protein, whose amino-acid sequence MHADYITDQNFADITYAESDVKYKEYENCTFTNCDFRACSFIAVTFIDCNFFDCNFRSTKINHVSLRDVWFTKCDFTSVNFAMTDQILYEFHFKDSLLDYAQFYSLKLKKMQFINCSMIAVDFMESDLSEALFDNCNLRHAVFIGTTANKTDFATSYDFTIDPEKNKLKRAIFSTENLKGLLQKYDLVIK is encoded by the coding sequence ATGCACGCAGATTACATTACCGACCAAAATTTTGCTGATATTACCTATGCCGAAAGCGATGTAAAGTACAAAGAATATGAAAATTGTACGTTTACGAATTGCGATTTTAGAGCGTGTTCGTTTATAGCGGTTACATTTATTGACTGCAACTTTTTTGATTGTAATTTTAGAAGTACGAAAATCAACCATGTGTCGTTGCGTGATGTTTGGTTTACGAAATGCGATTTTACTTCGGTGAATTTTGCCATGACCGACCAAATTTTGTATGAGTTTCACTTTAAAGATAGCTTGCTTGATTATGCCCAATTTTACAGTTTGAAACTCAAGAAAATGCAATTTATTAATTGCAGTATGATTGCGGTGGATTTTATGGAAAGTGATTTATCGGAAGCGTTGTTTGATAATTGTAATTTAAGACATGCTGTTTTTATTGGTACCACAGCCAACAAAACCGATTTTGCTACAAGTTATGATTTTACGATTGATCCTGAAAAAAACAAACTAAAACGCGCTATTTTTTCTACTGAAAATTTAAAAGGTTTGTTACAGAAATATGATTTGGTGATTAAATAA
- a CDS encoding cytochrome b/b6 domain-containing protein, producing METRNYSKVYRILHWLIAFTFLLLLLTIFLRKTWMEKNHVAGIIQAFLADNGYAALSEDDAIVLAKKIRKPMWNWHIYFGYVLTGLYCIRLAVPFFGEMKFASPFKVGLDMKTKFQYWVYLVFYVCTAISLVTGLFIEFGPKNLKDPMEEIHVLSLYYLLGFIVLHFGGVLLAECTTQKGLISRVISGSKKG from the coding sequence ATGGAAACCCGAAATTATTCTAAAGTCTACCGTATTTTACATTGGTTAATTGCTTTTACATTTCTTTTGCTGTTGCTGACTATTTTTTTACGCAAGACCTGGATGGAAAAAAATCATGTGGCTGGAATAATTCAGGCTTTTTTAGCGGACAATGGTTATGCTGCACTATCGGAAGATGATGCTATTGTATTGGCTAAAAAAATCAGAAAACCGATGTGGAACTGGCATATTTATTTTGGTTATGTATTAACCGGTTTGTATTGCATACGTTTGGCAGTACCCTTTTTTGGGGAAATGAAATTTGCTTCGCCTTTTAAAGTGGGTTTAGACATGAAAACCAAATTTCAATATTGGGTTTACCTGGTGTTTTATGTGTGTACTGCGATTTCGTTAGTAACGGGTTTATTTATTGAATTTGGACCTAAAAATCTAAAAGACCCGATGGAAGAAATACACGTACTTTCGTTATACTATTTGCTTGGCTTTATTGTATTGCATTTTGGAGGTGTTCTACTTGCTGAATGTACCACACAAAAAGGATTGATTTCAAGAGTGATTAGCGGAAGTAAAAAAGGATAA
- a CDS encoding tetratricopeptide repeat protein gives MRLNYFVFVVMISFCGMNAQDKTAALKLVGEGVAFHDKGEYENAIKKYDEALTVDVDNLTALSEKAYSLSSLHQYEEAIALCKIALKKHPKEKGLQFIYVTYGNALDHLKKTDQAFAMYDKGIKKFPDYYQLPFNKGIAYSGLRKYDEAITCFQQAIAINPYHLGSLNGIARLEMIQGNKIPSILGFCSYFIQDPQSSRAAENLKNLIDVLDGNVKKTGDKAISISLDSKMFDKAVKKGKPEANDFSTTELTLTLAVALDYDEKYQNDTDVVKFIRKFERMCASLNESKIDNHGFYWETWVPYFLELHKNNFSETLGYLVFATTETEDVTNWFNTHEVQINQFYDWSKNYEWPKK, from the coding sequence ATGCGTTTAAACTATTTTGTATTTGTGGTAATGATTTCGTTTTGTGGTATGAATGCTCAAGATAAAACGGCGGCTTTAAAATTAGTTGGAGAAGGTGTGGCCTTTCACGACAAAGGAGAATATGAAAACGCTATTAAAAAATATGATGAAGCCCTAACTGTAGACGTTGATAATTTAACCGCATTGTCTGAAAAAGCCTATTCTCTCTCTTCCTTACATCAATATGAAGAAGCAATTGCACTTTGCAAAATAGCCTTAAAAAAGCATCCAAAAGAAAAAGGATTGCAATTTATTTATGTCACCTATGGCAATGCATTAGATCACTTAAAAAAAACGGATCAAGCGTTTGCTATGTATGATAAAGGCATTAAAAAATTTCCAGACTATTACCAACTACCCTTTAACAAAGGAATTGCGTATTCAGGATTGCGAAAATATGATGAAGCAATTACGTGTTTTCAGCAAGCCATCGCAATTAATCCCTATCACTTAGGCTCTCTTAATGGCATTGCGCGTTTAGAGATGATTCAAGGAAATAAAATACCTTCAATTTTAGGCTTTTGTTCCTATTTTATTCAAGACCCACAATCGTCAAGAGCTGCTGAAAATTTAAAAAATTTAATAGATGTATTGGATGGAAATGTCAAAAAAACAGGTGATAAAGCAATATCGATTAGCTTAGACTCTAAAATGTTTGACAAAGCGGTTAAGAAAGGGAAACCCGAAGCCAATGATTTTTCAACTACTGAATTAACACTGACTTTAGCTGTAGCTTTAGATTATGATGAGAAGTATCAAAACGACACCGATGTAGTAAAATTTATTAGAAAATTTGAAAGGATGTGTGCCTCATTGAATGAATCAAAAATAGACAATCATGGGTTTTATTGGGAAACTTGGGTTCCTTATTTTTTAGAATTGCACAAAAATAATTTTTCAGAAACCTTGGGTTATTTGGTCTTTGCTACTACAGAAACAGAAGATGTAACGAACTGGTTCAACACGCATGAAGTACAAATTAATCAATTTTATGATTGGTCTAAAAATTATGAATGGCCTAAGAAATAA
- a CDS encoding DUF2975 domain-containing protein, with product MSKTNNFVFWGLYVIAWLIFVGLSIEAGGLVVNFFFSLYSPEFIQNLYQKLDLMEMYQNSKLAFFGVYSFILIISILKAVLFYAVIHLMHKMDLSKPFNTFVAKQILHISYYTLSIGLLSHIARQIVKSLMHHGFVPNNLNQFWADSEAFILMGGVIYIIAIIFKKGIDIQNENDLTV from the coding sequence ATGTCAAAAACAAACAACTTCGTATTTTGGGGCTTATATGTTATAGCTTGGCTTATTTTTGTTGGCTTATCCATTGAAGCAGGAGGCTTAGTAGTCAATTTCTTTTTTAGTCTCTACAGCCCAGAATTTATTCAAAATCTGTATCAAAAGTTAGACTTAATGGAAATGTATCAAAACAGTAAATTAGCTTTTTTTGGTGTTTATAGTTTTATACTAATCATCTCTATTTTAAAAGCGGTTCTATTTTATGCCGTAATTCATTTAATGCACAAAATGGATTTGTCTAAACCGTTCAATACTTTTGTGGCAAAACAAATTTTACATATTAGTTATTACACCCTTTCCATTGGACTATTAAGTCACATCGCTAGACAAATAGTTAAAAGTTTAATGCATCACGGTTTTGTTCCCAATAACTTAAACCAATTTTGGGCAGACAGCGAAGCTTTTATTTTAATGGGAGGTGTTATCTATATTATTGCGATTATCTTTAAAAAAGGAATCGATATTCAAAACGAAAACGACTTAACTGTTTAA
- a CDS encoding helix-turn-helix domain-containing protein gives MPIIVNLDVMMAKRKMSLNELSEKVDITLANLSILKTGKAKAVRFSTLEAICKALDCQPGDILEFVEH, from the coding sequence ATGCCAATAATTGTAAACTTAGATGTAATGATGGCAAAACGCAAAATGTCACTCAACGAACTTTCGGAAAAAGTAGACATTACCTTAGCGAATTTGTCCATTTTAAAAACGGGAAAGGCAAAAGCAGTTCGTTTTAGTACGCTTGAAGCCATTTGCAAAGCCTTAGATTGTCAGCCTGGAGATATTTTAGAATTTGTGGAACACTAA
- a CDS encoding antibiotic biosynthesis monooxygenase family protein — protein sequence MYYAVIFTSTRTEIEAGYAEMANKMVELAKAQPGYIGMESARSEIGITVSYWESLEAIQKWKANLDHLEAQEKGKTTWYKNYKVRIAKVEREYEF from the coding sequence ATGTACTACGCAGTAATTTTTACCTCAACCAGAACCGAAATTGAAGCCGGTTATGCTGAAATGGCAAATAAAATGGTTGAATTAGCCAAAGCCCAACCTGGATATATAGGCATGGAAAGTGCTCGAAGTGAAATTGGAATCACCGTTTCGTATTGGGAAAGTTTAGAAGCCATTCAAAAGTGGAAAGCCAATCTGGACCATTTAGAAGCACAAGAAAAAGGTAAAACCACTTGGTATAAAAACTATAAAGTAAGAATAGCAAAAGTGGAACGCGAATATGAGTTTTAA
- the mazG gene encoding nucleoside triphosphate pyrophosphohydrolase produces the protein MNTRQQQLQAFNRLLDIMDDLREKCPWDKKQTLESLRHLTIEETYELGDAILDNDLHEIKKELGDVLLHIVFYAKIGSETNAFDIGDVANSICDKLIDRHPHIYGDVVVADEEEVKQNWEKLKLKEGKKSVLEGVPKSLPALVKASRIQDKVKGVGFDWEESHQVWDKVQEELQELQVEVQSGNQDKIEAEFGDVLFSMINYARFLKVNPEDALERTNKKFIKRFQYLESKATELGKPLMDMTLAEMDVFWEEAKKL, from the coding sequence ATGAACACACGCCAGCAACAACTGCAAGCTTTCAACCGACTGTTAGACATTATGGACGATTTACGCGAAAAATGTCCATGGGATAAAAAGCAAACGCTTGAAAGTTTACGTCATTTAACAATTGAGGAAACTTATGAATTAGGTGATGCCATTTTAGATAACGATTTGCATGAAATCAAAAAAGAATTGGGCGATGTGCTGTTACACATTGTTTTTTATGCTAAAATAGGAAGTGAAACCAATGCGTTTGATATTGGCGATGTAGCGAATTCAATTTGTGATAAATTAATCGATCGCCATCCGCATATTTATGGTGATGTTGTTGTTGCAGATGAAGAAGAAGTAAAGCAAAATTGGGAAAAACTAAAACTGAAAGAAGGCAAAAAATCAGTCTTGGAAGGTGTTCCTAAGAGTTTACCTGCCTTAGTAAAAGCAAGTCGCATTCAAGATAAAGTTAAAGGGGTAGGTTTTGATTGGGAAGAATCTCATCAAGTATGGGATAAAGTACAAGAAGAATTACAAGAACTCCAAGTTGAGGTACAATCAGGTAATCAAGATAAGATAGAAGCTGAATTTGGCGATGTTTTGTTCTCAATGATAAACTACGCAAGATTTTTAAAAGTAAATCCAGAAGACGCTTTAGAACGCACAAATAAAAAGTTTATTAAACGATTTCAATATTTAGAAAGCAAAGCCACTGAATTAGGCAAACCTTTAATGGATATGACATTAGCCGAAATGGATGTTTTTTGGGAAGAAGCGAAGAAACTTTAG
- a CDS encoding DUF5606 domain-containing protein: MSIQKILAISGKPGLYELKIQTRTGFVAESLLDGKKITVGMRANVSLLSEIAVYTYAEEVRLAEVFKAIATKENDGLALSHKEDDAKLKAYFREILPEFDEDRVYTSDIKKILNWYNLLQPKGFVSLEALSKEVKQEEETPAAE; encoded by the coding sequence ATGAGTATTCAAAAAATATTAGCTATTTCTGGGAAACCAGGATTATATGAATTAAAAATTCAAACGCGCACAGGTTTTGTTGCCGAATCGTTATTAGACGGAAAAAAAATCACTGTTGGTATGAGAGCAAATGTTAGTTTGTTGTCTGAAATTGCAGTTTACACGTATGCAGAAGAAGTGCGTTTAGCAGAAGTTTTCAAAGCAATTGCTACAAAAGAAAACGACGGTTTAGCTCTATCTCACAAAGAAGACGATGCGAAATTAAAAGCCTATTTCAGAGAGATTTTACCAGAATTTGACGAAGACAGAGTGTATACTTCTGATATCAAGAAAATCTTAAACTGGTACAATTTGTTACAACCTAAAGGATTTGTTTCATTAGAAGCATTATCTAAAGAAGTGAAACAAGAAGAAGAAACTCCAGCTGCTGAATAA
- the def gene encoding peptide deformylase produces MILPIYGYGEPVLRKVGEEITPEYPNLKETIANMYDTMYHAHGVGLAAPQVGLPIRLFIVDTEPFSDSDDVSKEEAALMKEFKKTFINAKITKEEGDVWGFNEGCLSIPDVREDVFRHDTITIEYFDEDFNKKTEVYDGLIARVIQHEYDHIEGILFTDHLSTLKKKLIGKKLQNIMDGKARPDYKMKYVNKKGR; encoded by the coding sequence ATGATTTTACCAATATACGGATATGGAGAGCCAGTCTTACGTAAAGTAGGCGAGGAGATTACACCAGAATATCCAAATCTTAAAGAAACTATCGCAAACATGTATGACACCATGTACCACGCACATGGAGTTGGTTTGGCTGCACCACAAGTTGGTTTGCCAATTCGCTTGTTTATTGTGGATACCGAACCTTTTAGCGATAGTGATGATGTTTCTAAAGAAGAAGCAGCTTTAATGAAAGAGTTCAAAAAAACCTTTATTAATGCTAAAATCACTAAAGAAGAAGGTGATGTTTGGGGTTTTAACGAAGGCTGTTTGAGTATTCCTGATGTTCGTGAAGATGTTTTTCGTCATGATACAATTACAATTGAATATTTTGACGAGGATTTCAACAAAAAAACAGAAGTATACGACGGTTTAATTGCGCGTGTTATTCAACATGAATACGACCATATCGAAGGAATTTTATTCACGGATCACTTATCAACGTTGAAAAAGAAATTAATTGGGAAAAAACTACAAAACATCATGGATGGTAAAGCTAGACCCGATTATAAAATGAAATACGTAAACAAAAAAGGGCGTTAA
- the ruvX gene encoding Holliday junction resolvase RuvX — MRILAIDYGIKRTGIAITDEMQMIAFGLTTVASDTAIAFLKDYFSKEKVVLVIVGEPKQMDGTPSQSAEIINAFIAKFKATFPEMPLERVDERFTSKMAFQTMIDSGLNKKQRQNKALVDEIAATIILQDYLRYKK, encoded by the coding sequence ATGCGAATTTTAGCCATAGATTACGGAATCAAACGAACAGGTATTGCCATTACTGATGAAATGCAAATGATAGCTTTTGGACTAACCACAGTAGCTTCAGACACGGCAATTGCTTTTTTAAAAGACTATTTTTCTAAAGAAAAAGTGGTACTTGTAATTGTAGGCGAACCGAAACAAATGGACGGTACACCATCACAAAGTGCCGAAATCATCAATGCTTTTATTGCGAAATTTAAAGCTACTTTCCCCGAAATGCCTCTTGAGCGTGTAGACGAACGATTTACTTCAAAAATGGCCTTTCAAACCATGATTGATAGTGGCTTAAATAAAAAACAACGCCAAAATAAAGCATTAGTTGACGAAATTGCAGCAACAATCATACTTCAAGATTATTTGCGTTATAAAAAATAG
- a CDS encoding copper resistance protein NlpE N-terminal domain-containing protein, with translation MKKSLLILGMIACSFTSCKKEAQKSEEATTVDSSIVTVDEHNAMNSLDYHGTYKGSLPCADCEALETTITLTADAYTKETVYKGKSREVFKETGKYTWNDAGNTITLSDSEAPNQYFVGENVLFHLDAEGKRIEGDLASNYKLSRIEISEPIASAQKEEIKTKEVAKVELKNSKWRLVKLHGQPFVKNKEIKKEIGITFTVDGRFSAFAGCNNMMGSYKLKEDVSRIEFSKAASTMMACGDMLTEQELAKVLQITDNYNFDGKTLKLNKGRMATLAEFEIIK, from the coding sequence ATGAAAAAAAGTCTTTTAATTTTAGGAATGATAGCTTGCAGTTTTACTTCTTGTAAAAAAGAAGCTCAAAAATCGGAAGAAGCTACTACGGTTGACTCTTCAATTGTTACAGTTGATGAACACAATGCAATGAACAGTTTAGATTATCATGGCACATATAAAGGAAGTTTGCCTTGCGCTGATTGTGAAGCATTAGAAACTACAATTACTTTAACAGCTGATGCGTATACTAAAGAAACGGTTTACAAAGGAAAATCAAGAGAAGTATTTAAAGAAACAGGAAAATACACTTGGAACGACGCTGGAAACACCATCACACTTTCTGATTCAGAAGCACCAAATCAATATTTTGTGGGCGAAAATGTATTGTTTCATTTAGATGCCGAAGGAAAACGTATTGAAGGCGATTTAGCTTCAAACTATAAATTATCGAGAATTGAAATATCGGAACCAATTGCTTCAGCTCAAAAAGAAGAAATAAAAACTAAAGAAGTGGCTAAAGTAGAATTGAAAAACTCAAAATGGCGTTTGGTAAAATTACACGGGCAACCTTTTGTAAAAAATAAAGAAATCAAAAAAGAAATCGGTATTACTTTTACTGTAGATGGAAGATTTTCTGCGTTTGCAGGTTGTAATAACATGATGGGAAGCTATAAATTAAAAGAAGATGTAAGTCGTATTGAATTCTCAAAAGCTGCTTCAACAATGATGGCTTGCGGTGACATGCTTACGGAACAAGAATTAGCCAAAGTTTTACAAATTACAGATAATTATAATTTTGATGGAAAAACCTTAAAGTTAAACAAAGGTAGAATGGCAACTTTAGCCGAATTTGAAATTATTAAGTAA
- a CDS encoding 2,3,4,5-tetrahydropyridine-2,6-dicarboxylate N-succinyltransferase: protein MTNLQSTIEQAWENRALLQEETTQKAIREVIELLDSGKLRVAEPVEKGWQVNEWVKKAVVMYFPIQKMETWESGIFEYHDKMLLKRNYAEKGIRVVPNAVARYGAYISSGVILMPSYVNIGAYVDEGTMVDTWATVGSCAQIGKHVHLSGGVGIGGVLEPLQAAPVIIEDGAFIGSRCIVVEGVHVGKEAVLGANVCLTGSTKIIDVTGDEPIEYKGVVPARSVVIPGSYTKKFPAGDYQVPCAIIIGQRKPSTDLKTSLNDALREYNVAV from the coding sequence ATGACCAATTTACAATCTACAATAGAACAAGCATGGGAAAATCGTGCTTTATTACAAGAAGAAACTACGCAAAAAGCCATTAGAGAAGTTATCGAATTATTAGATAGCGGAAAACTTCGTGTAGCTGAACCAGTTGAAAAGGGCTGGCAAGTAAACGAATGGGTAAAAAAAGCGGTGGTAATGTATTTCCCTATTCAAAAAATGGAGACTTGGGAATCGGGTATTTTTGAATACCATGATAAAATGTTGTTGAAACGCAATTATGCAGAAAAAGGAATTCGTGTAGTTCCAAATGCGGTGGCAAGATATGGTGCTTACATTTCGAGTGGTGTAATTTTAATGCCAAGTTATGTAAACATTGGTGCTTATGTAGATGAGGGCACTATGGTTGATACTTGGGCAACTGTGGGAAGTTGTGCGCAAATTGGAAAACATGTTCATCTTTCTGGTGGTGTTGGAATTGGTGGTGTTTTAGAACCCTTACAAGCGGCACCCGTAATTATTGAAGATGGTGCTTTTATTGGTTCAAGATGCATTGTTGTAGAAGGAGTTCACGTAGGAAAAGAAGCGGTTTTAGGTGCAAACGTTTGCTTGACAGGTTCTACAAAAATTATTGATGTTACAGGTGATGAACCTATTGAATATAAAGGAGTGGTTCCAGCTCGTTCGGTAGTGATTCCAGGAAGTTATACAAAGAAATTCCCTGCTGGCGATTATCAAGTACCTTGTGCAATCATCATTGGTCAAAGAAAACCTTCAACCGATTTGAAAACATCTTTAAATGATGCTTTGAGAGAATATAATGTAGCGGTATAA